The nucleotide window GCGGCTATCAACTTTAACCAGAATGTGGCCTTCTTTAGCTTGGAAATGGATGGTGTCCAGTTGGCTCAGCGTCTGCTGAGTTCCCAGGCCCAGATCGACCAGAGTAGGCTTCGCAATGGTCGCCTGAATTCCGAGGAAAAGAAACGAATCATTGCTGCCGTAACCCCCATTAGCCAGGCTCCGTTATACGTAGATGACAATGCCGACCTTGGCATTATGGAACTGATGAGCAAGGCTCGCCAGCTTAAGCGTAAGGGAAAGCTGGACCTTTTGATTATTGACTACCTGCAGTTGATGAAAACCGGTAAGGAAGAAAACCGAGCCGTGGCCATCGGTGCGATTTCCCGTGGTCTTAAGATTCTGGCCAAGGAAATGCAGATTCCTGTTATTGCCCTGGCTCAGCTTTCCCGTAAGGTGGAAGAAAAGGGCCGTGAGCGCCCGCAGCTTTCCGACCTTCGTGAATCTGGTTCTATCGAACAGGACGCCGACATGGTGTGGTTTGTAGAACGTAAGTTCGTGCAGACCCACAGGGATGAAGACCGTAACTCTGCTGAACTGATTGTTGCAAAGCATCGTAATGGTTCTGTGAAGGACATTTCCATGACCTTCATTCCGGAATACACAACCTTCTATGACGCAGCACCGGAGGGTGAGGGTGGGGAAGGTGAAGCCTATGCCTACGACGGTGGTGCTGATATGGGCCCCG belongs to Fibrobacter sp. and includes:
- the dnaB gene encoding replicative DNA helicase produces the protein MADFDNQNTYEGRQVPMDLDAERCLLGSILRDPEVMGEAIMVIKDESFFYLEKHQLVWTALCNLNRSVTPIDLVTLASELESMGKLTLVGGREYLFELMESVASSANTSWHIELLRKKASLRKLIKMSSSIIKNAMDSAAAPDEVLQDAERDIFAIADDQVRDSLKPINQFVNPLLERLNNRKDGITGIRTGITELDELTNGLQKSDLIILAARPGVGKTSFALTIAANAAINFNQNVAFFSLEMDGVQLAQRLLSSQAQIDQSRLRNGRLNSEEKKRIIAAVTPISQAPLYVDDNADLGIMELMSKARQLKRKGKLDLLIIDYLQLMKTGKEENRAVAIGAISRGLKILAKEMQIPVIALAQLSRKVEEKGRERPQLSDLRESGSIEQDADMVWFVERKFVQTHRDEDRNSAELIVAKHRNGSVKDISMTFIPEYTTFYDAAPEGEGGEGEAYAYDGGADMGPADFADF